The Marinobacter antarcticus genome segment GCGCATTCTACAGACACACGCAGTTCTGTCAACGGCCATTTTCAATTAATCCTGAAGGATTTCGGTTTCCACCTATGAAATCGCCAAAACGAGGAGGAAACCGCTCAAAAATCGTACTACTTCTTTAGAGCTTTACTTATCAGCCTTGACGGACCGACGCGGCTTTCCACGAAACAGCGAACGAACAGGCCCAGATAAAGCATAAATCAGGAAACCGGTGAAAAGCACAGTAGCCGGATCCAGGGCAATCACTACGAAAATCAGAACCACAAGCAGAATCGCAGCGAAAGGCACACGCCCACGGAGATCAAGATCCTTGAAGCTGCGATACAGAACGTTGCTGACCATCAGTACGCCCGTGCCGCCCACAACCACAATGGTCAGGAAGGTGAGCCAGGCCGAGGGCTCAAACGCGTGAAAGCACCACACCAAGCCAGCAACACATGCCGCAGCGGCCGGGCTGGGCAGACCGACGAAGAACTTTTTGTCCACGGAGCCAATCTGCGTATTGAATCGCGCAAGACGCAGCGCTGCACCGGCAACGTATATAAACGTAATAGCCCAGCCGATTTTATCCAGCCCGTTCAGCGACCAAAAGAACGCAACGAATCCGGGTGCGACACCAAACGCAACCATATCTGCGAGACTGTCGTACTCTTCACCAAACTTGCTCTGCGTGTTGGTCATGCGGGCAACACGCCCATCAAGCCCATCGAGAATCATGGATACAAAGATTGCAATCGCAGCGTTATCAAAAACGCCGCCCGCTGCAGACACAATGGCGTAGAAGCCAGAGAACAACGAGGCTGTTGTAAGTGCATTAGGCAGAAGGTATATCCCCTTCCTGCGCACTGGAGCCCCCTCGACCAGCTCCTCTTCTATAACCTCGCCAGGCTCGACATCACATTCGGCCGTTGCACTGGAGGCGGGTTCTGGCTCGTTTGCCCGGGAACCCAATTCGGCATCTTTTCTTTCTTCAGTCATTCCCACTACTCCGGAAAGCATTTGGGCGAAGTATATACGAAAAACGCGGCCACCCGGGCCGCGTTTTGTTAAACCAGGCGGAACTCCGATTAGTTTTTATCCTTATCCACGATCTTGTTGGCAGAGATCCACGGCATCATTCCGCGAAGCTTCTCACCTGTCACTTCAATCTCATGAGCGGCGTTCTGACGACGACGCGCAGTCATGGATGGGTAGTTGAGAGCACCTTCGGAGATGAACATCTTCGCGTACTCACCACTCTGGATACGCTTTAGTGCGTTGCGCATGGCTTCACGAGACTGCTCGTTGATAATTTCCGGGCCAGTCACATACTCGCCATACTCTGCATTGTTGGAGATGGAGTAGTTCATGTTGGCGATACCGCCTTCGTACATCAGGTCTACAATAAGCTTCAGCTCGTGCAGGCACTCAAAGTACGCCATTTCCGGAGCATAACCTGCTTCGGTCAGGGTCTCAAAACCGGCCTTTACCAGCTCAACCGCACCACCGCACAGAACCGCCTGCTCACCGAACAGATCGGTTTCAGTCTCGTCCTTGAAGGTTGTCTCGATGATACCCGTACGTCCACCGCCGATGCCGCTGGCATAAGACAGCGACAGGTTCTTGGCGTTGCCTGAAGCATCCTGGAAGATCGCAATCAGATCAGGAATACCGCCGCCATTCGCGAATTCGGTGCGAACGGTGTGGCCCGGAGCCTTAGGGGCAATCATGATAACGTCCAGGTCTTTGCGCGGAACAATCTGGTTGTAATGGATTGCAAAGCCGTGAGCAAAGGCCAAAGTAGCACCCTGCTTAAGGTTGGGCTCGATTTCGGCCGCGTACAACTGGGACTGAAACTCATCCGGAGTCAGAACCATAACCACGTCAGCCGCAGCAACCGCAGATGGCACATCACTGGTCTTCAGACCATAGGCCTCTGCCTTGGAAATAGAGGAAGAACCAGGGCGCAGACCGACGGTCACATCAACACCGGACTCTTTCAGGTTGCACGCATGAGCGTGGCCCTGTGAGCCAAAACCGATGATGGCAACCTTTTTGCCCTGAATGATGGAAAGATCGCAATCCTTATCGTAATAAACCTGCATGAGTAACCTCTGTTATTTGTGATGGCCTGTTAAAAGGCCAGAACGTTCGTAAAAAATGAAACGACTTAAAGGCTCAAAACCTTCTCGCCCCTGGCGATTCCGGAAACGCCGGAGCGAACTACTTCGAGCACACCCGACGTTCCGATAGCCTGAATAAAGCCATCCAGTTTGTCGCTATTGCCTGCTAACTGAACGGTATAAACCGAACTGGTAACATCAACAATCTGGCCCCGGAAAATATCCACGGTGCGTTTGATTTCGGCACGCTGAGACCCTGTTGCTTTCAGCTTGACCAGCATCAGCTCCCGCTCGATGTGGGGGCCCTCCGTCAGATCCACCAGCTTGACCACTTCAACGAGCTTGTTGAGCTGCTTGGTGATCTGCTCAATAACCCGATCCGAACCGGACGTTGTAACCGTTAGCCGGGACAAGGTTTCATCCTCGGTAGGCGCGACGGTCAAGGTCTCGATGTTGTAGTTGCGCTGCGAAAACAGCCCGACTACGCGGGACAGGGCGCCCGGTTCGTTTTCAAGCAACACAGAAATGATTCGACGCATGTTCACACCCTCTCCGTCTTGCTGAGCCACATATCTTTCATGCAGCCGCGGGCCACTTGCATCGGATACACGTGCTCGAAGCGGTCAACCTGAATATCCACGAAAACCAGCCTGTCTTTCATAGCCAACGCTTCTTTGAGCTTCGATTCCAGATCTTCTTTCTTATCGATCCGGATACCCACGTGACCATAGGCTTCCGCCAGCTTGATGAAGTCTGGCAATGATTCCATGTACGAATGAGAATGTCGGGACTCGTAGTTCATGTCCTGCCACTGCCTCACCATGCCTAAAGACCCGTTGTTCAGGTTGATGATTTTAACCGGCAGCTTGTATTGATTGCAGGTGGACAGCTCCTGGATGTTCATCTGGATACTGCCTTCACCGGTAATGCACAGCACTTCGTCGTCCGGGTGAGTCAGCTTGACGCCCATAGCTGCTGGCAAGCCGAACCCCATAGTGCCGAGGCCTCCCGAGTTAATCCAGCGATTGGGTTTGTCGAACTTGTAATACTGGGCAGCAAACATCTGATGCTGACCCACGTCGGAAGTGACGAATGCATCTCCGTTCGTCAGGCGACACAGCATTTCAACCACTTCCTGAGGCTTTATTACATCCGGACTGGTTTCATAACGCATTCCGTGGAACGCGCGCCATTCGTCGATCTGCTTCCACCAGGAGACCAGCGCTTCAGCATCCGGCTTTTCCTTGCTCTCTTTAACCAGCGCTAGCATTTCCTTGAGAACCGCATCAACCGGCCCGACAATCGGGACGTCTGCATCGATCGTCTTGGAGATGGATGCCGGGTCAATATCGATATGAATGATCCGGGCACCGGGGCAAAACTTCTCAGTTGCGTTGGTAACGCGGTCATCAAACCGGGCACCAACGCACAGGATCAGATCCGAATGGTGCATCGCCATGTTGGCTTCGTATGTTCCGTGCATACCCAGCCAGCCTAGATGCTGTTTGTCGCTCGCCGGATAGCAGCCGATACCCATCAGAGTGTTGGTGATCGGAAAACCCAGCTTGCGCACCAACTCTGTCAGCTGTTCGGAAGCCTTGCCGAGGATGACACCGCCACCGGCATAGATAATCGGCCGACGTGCCGCCAGCATCATGTCTACCGCTTTTTTAATCTGGCCTGCGTGACCACGTATCGCCGGATTGTAGGAGCGCAACTTGACCTTTTTCGGGTAAGCGTATTCAAAGCGCTCATTCGGCGCGGTCATATCTTTGGGGATATCCACAACGACAGGCCCAGGACGCCCAGTCGACGCCAAGTAATACGCCTTGCGGATAATTTCCGGAATTTCTGAGGGGTGACGCACGCTGAAGCTGTGCTTAACCACAGGCCGGGACACACCAATCATGTCGGTTTCCTGAAAGGCATCTTCGCCAATCAGTGTAGACGCAACCTGACCGCACAGAACCACCATGGGAATGGAGTCCATGAACGCTGTAGCGATACCAGTAATGGTGTTGGTGGCTCCAGGACCGGAGGTCACAAGCACGGTTCCCGGCAGTCCGGAGGCGCGCGCATAGCCGTCAGCCATGTGCACCGCTGCCTGCTCGTGCCTTACCAGAATGTGTTTGACCTTGTCCTGCCTGAACAGCGCATCATAAATATGAAGGGCTGCACCACCCGGATAGCCGTATATGTACTCGATCCCTTGATCCTGCAGGGAACGAATCAGCATATCGGCACCAGACAATAACTCCACGATGTTTTACCCTCTTCTACGAGTGAATGAGCCGGGCAAACGCCCGGTTGCCTGGATTCACGGTTTCCCTGCTTCTTTTGAAAGCGGAACCGGCTGCAGCTCCACACCTTGTTAAGAGGTTGTTTCCTGGCCAGCCGCCCTCCTGAGGGTTGCGGAGAACGGCCAATCGACGGGTTGCACGTAAGCAACAACCATTCCGCGACAAATGCGCGGCACGCTCAGTGTGGTAAATAACGGGGGATACTTGCACGGGATTGCCTGCCGTATAAACCCCAGTCTTCAGGCAATTGGTAATTCTGACAGCGCGAAACTCCCTGTCAATAGCCTCTGTTGCTTTCGGTGCCCATACTGGCTAGTGGTCTGGCATAATTATCCGCAACTCAGTTA includes the following:
- the pssA gene encoding CDP-diacylglycerol--serine O-phosphatidyltransferase → MTEERKDAELGSRANEPEPASSATAECDVEPGEVIEEELVEGAPVRRKGIYLLPNALTTASLFSGFYAIVSAAGGVFDNAAIAIFVSMILDGLDGRVARMTNTQSKFGEEYDSLADMVAFGVAPGFVAFFWSLNGLDKIGWAITFIYVAGAALRLARFNTQIGSVDKKFFVGLPSPAAAACVAGLVWCFHAFEPSAWLTFLTIVVVGGTGVLMVSNVLYRSFKDLDLRGRVPFAAILLVVLIFVVIALDPATVLFTGFLIYALSGPVRSLFRGKPRRSVKADK
- the ilvC gene encoding ketol-acid reductoisomerase, which codes for MQVYYDKDCDLSIIQGKKVAIIGFGSQGHAHACNLKESGVDVTVGLRPGSSSISKAEAYGLKTSDVPSAVAAADVVMVLTPDEFQSQLYAAEIEPNLKQGATLAFAHGFAIHYNQIVPRKDLDVIMIAPKAPGHTVRTEFANGGGIPDLIAIFQDASGNAKNLSLSYASGIGGGRTGIIETTFKDETETDLFGEQAVLCGGAVELVKAGFETLTEAGYAPEMAYFECLHELKLIVDLMYEGGIANMNYSISNNAEYGEYVTGPEIINEQSREAMRNALKRIQSGEYAKMFISEGALNYPSMTARRRQNAAHEIEVTGEKLRGMMPWISANKIVDKDKN
- the ilvN gene encoding acetolactate synthase small subunit — translated: MRRIISVLLENEPGALSRVVGLFSQRNYNIETLTVAPTEDETLSRLTVTTSGSDRVIEQITKQLNKLVEVVKLVDLTEGPHIERELMLVKLKATGSQRAEIKRTVDIFRGQIVDVTSSVYTVQLAGNSDKLDGFIQAIGTSGVLEVVRSGVSGIARGEKVLSL
- a CDS encoding acetolactate synthase 3 large subunit; the encoded protein is MELLSGADMLIRSLQDQGIEYIYGYPGGAALHIYDALFRQDKVKHILVRHEQAAVHMADGYARASGLPGTVLVTSGPGATNTITGIATAFMDSIPMVVLCGQVASTLIGEDAFQETDMIGVSRPVVKHSFSVRHPSEIPEIIRKAYYLASTGRPGPVVVDIPKDMTAPNERFEYAYPKKVKLRSYNPAIRGHAGQIKKAVDMMLAARRPIIYAGGGVILGKASEQLTELVRKLGFPITNTLMGIGCYPASDKQHLGWLGMHGTYEANMAMHHSDLILCVGARFDDRVTNATEKFCPGARIIHIDIDPASISKTIDADVPIVGPVDAVLKEMLALVKESKEKPDAEALVSWWKQIDEWRAFHGMRYETSPDVIKPQEVVEMLCRLTNGDAFVTSDVGQHQMFAAQYYKFDKPNRWINSGGLGTMGFGLPAAMGVKLTHPDDEVLCITGEGSIQMNIQELSTCNQYKLPVKIINLNNGSLGMVRQWQDMNYESRHSHSYMESLPDFIKLAEAYGHVGIRIDKKEDLESKLKEALAMKDRLVFVDIQVDRFEHVYPMQVARGCMKDMWLSKTERV